From Myotis daubentonii chromosome 7, mMyoDau2.1, whole genome shotgun sequence, a single genomic window includes:
- the FASTKD1 gene encoding FAST kinase domain-containing protein 1, mitochondrial isoform X2, with amino-acid sequence MREGFAVESHDPLVEALVTEAWRRLERFDMNVLAKFSTCLVDQHLHFSPLMGKIADIVSRNLETIQDLRSLSVLMVSISSLTSQCFQEQLVKKTELLFDTIDSSQVNIARRIVQFLRNIKYSYYPLLERCNKVFLSNVNDLDLDFISKIFSLYHSLQFHNFEFILITKKRLIEMIPLFDQPATFVKLFVVLGPVAGPEEKKQLESTILLMSEELTSQQALAVIGAMEEMESRNLRLIKKIASILHKNLENYKPMELLKITQALIVLHFQSKEFFVKLRELLLSYLKISVRTSEISILVCAISKLPSPHLDEVGISRIEAILPQCDLNDLNSFATSVLRWIHCGHVYPDNTTGKQLKLLQKLDHYGHQRLQKYNNLNSLCEELKSLKGDWFSESLLEETLATLQRLVDEINYTNVAGIAYFISRTNYLNTLLLDKIASVVLQQIEKIHPFAIFAIILPFSTLNYDPPQRDEFFGTCIQHLNSYLSLLDPLRIVFLGFFLATLEYFPEDLLKTIFNIKFLSRLDSQLEILYSTLNRKVQFRLMELNRAVCLECPEYQIPWFHDRFCQQLYNKDIGSLNGAQQQIYKMLAEVLGGINCVKASVLTPYYHPIDFECILDKRKKPLPYGSHNITLGKLPEMHWESNTQIVGSRLPPGAERIALEFLDLRAFCRNIPHLKGKSAMKKRHLEILGYRVIQIPHLEWNSMALSTKNARMDYLRERIFGDGKS; translated from the exons GTTTGATATGAATGTGCTGGCAAAATTTTCCACTTGCCTAGTAGATCAACACTTACATTTTAGTCcattaatgggaaaaatagctGATATTGTAAGTAGGAACTTGGAAACCATACAGGACTTAAG gTCTTTGTCTGTTTTGATGGTCAGCATATCTTCTTTAACATCCCAATGTTTTCAAGAACAATTAGTGAAGAAAACAGAACTTCTTTTTGATACCATAGATTCTTCCCAGGTCAACATTGCAAGAAGAATAGTTCAATTCcttagaaatattaaatatagtTATTATCCACTACTAGAAAGGTGTAATAAAGTGTTTTTAAGCAATGTGAATGACCTTGATTTGGActtcatcagtaaaatatttaGTCTATACCACTCTCTACAATTTcataattttgaatttattttaataactaaaaaGAGGCTAATTGAAATGATTCCTCTGTTTGATCAGCCTGCTACCTTTGTCAAATTGTTTGTAGTATTGGGACCTGTGGCAGGAcctgaagaaaagaaaca ACTTGAATCAACTATATTATTGATGTCAGAGGAGCTGACCAGCCAGCAAGCCCTGGCAGTGATTGGAGCAATGGAAGAGATGGAAAGCAGAAATTTACGTCTGATTAAAAA AATTGCTTCAATTCTGCATAAGAATTTGGAGAACTATAAACCAATGGAGTTATTGAAGATAACTCAAGCATTGATTGTTCTACATTTCCAAAGTAAAGAGTTTTTTGTGAAACTCAGAGAATTATTGCTTAG TTATTTGAAAATTAGTGTCAGAACTAGTGAGATTTCCATCCTGGTCTGTGCCATTTCTAAACTTCCATCTCCTCACTTAGATGAAGTGGGAATATCTCGAATTGAAGCAATTTTACCACAGTGTGACCTAAATGACCTGAATAGTTTTGCCACATCTGTTTTAAGATGGATTCATTGTGGTCATGTGTATCCAGATAACACTACTGGAAAACAGCTGAAACTACTTCAAAAATTAGATCACTATGGGCATCAGAGACTACAAAAATACAACAATTTGAATTCGTTATGCGAAGAACTTAAATCTTTAAAAGGAGACTGGTTTTCTGAGTCTCTTCTTGAAGAAACACTTGCTACTTTACAGCGTTTGGTGGATGaaattaattacacaaatgtTGCGGGAattgcatattttatttctagaacTAACTACCTCAATACTTTGCTGCTTGACAAGATAGCCTCAGTGGTCCTTCAGCAGATTGAAAAG ATCCATCCTTTTGCAATCTTTGCTATTATTCTCCCATTCAGCACCTTGAACTATGATCCACCTCAAAGGGATGAATTTTTTGGAACTTGTATTCAACACCTTAATTCTTACTTAA GTCTATTGGACCCTCTCAGGATAGTGTTTCTTGGTTTCTTTTTGGCCACACTTGAATATTTTCCAGAAGATCTGCTAAAGACAATTTTTAACATCAAATTTTTAAGCAGATTGGATTCTCAACTTGAAA ttttatattcaacTCTAAATAGGAAGGTCCAATTTCGTCTTATGGAATTAAATAGAGCAGTCTGCTTGGAATGTCCTGAGTATCAGATTCCATGGTTTCATGACCGCTTCTGTCAGCAACTTTATAATAAAG atattgGCAGCCTGAATGGAGCGCAGCAGCAGATTTATAAAATGTTAGCAGAGGTATTAGGAGGAATCAATTGTGTAAAAGCCTCCGTTCTTACACCTTATTACCACCCAATAG ATTTTGAGTGTATcttggataaaagaaaaaaacctcttCCTTATGGAAGCCATAATATAACTTTGGGAAAACTGCCAGAAATGCACTGGGAATCAAATACCCAAATAGTTGGATCAAGACTGCCACCAGGAGCTGAAAG AATTGCTTTGGAATTTTTGGATTTAAGAGCTTTTTGTAGAAACATTCCtcatttaaaaggaaaatctGCTATGAAAAAACGACATTTGGAGATTTTGGGCTATCGTGTAATTCAG ATCCCGCATTTAGAATGGAACTCTATGGCACTGTCAACAAAGAATGCTCGAATGGACTACCTAAGAGAACGTATATTTGGAGATGGCAAATCATGA